The Sulfitobacter donghicola DSW-25 = KCTC 12864 = JCM 14565 genome has a segment encoding these proteins:
- a CDS encoding DUF4174 domain-containing protein, translating to MKSLLGVVFIAVFANTVQAETPLPAEFSASIREATETDLNEFKWKKRPVVVLADSKDDPAFIEQMELLNSGAADLNERDVVVIVDTTPEARSATRLKMRPRGFMLVLVGKDGNVKLRKPFPWDVREITRSIDKMPVRQREIREGKGAAE from the coding sequence ATGAAATCGTTGTTAGGGGTTGTATTTATTGCCGTTTTTGCAAACACAGTGCAGGCGGAAACGCCTTTGCCGGCTGAGTTTTCTGCATCCATCCGTGAGGCGACTGAAACGGATTTGAACGAATTCAAATGGAAAAAGAGACCTGTTGTCGTTTTGGCCGACAGCAAAGACGATCCCGCGTTCATCGAGCAAATGGAATTGTTAAACAGCGGTGCGGCGGATCTGAACGAACGCGATGTCGTCGTGATCGTCGACACCACCCCCGAGGCGCGCAGTGCAACCCGATTAAAGATGCGTCCACGCGGGTTTATGTTGGTGTTGGTTGGCAAGGACGGAAACGTCAAACTGCGCAAACCTTTCCCGTGGGATGTGCGTGAAATCACCCGCAGCATCGACAAGATGCCCGTTCGGCAGCGCGAAATCCGTGAGGGTAAAGGCGCTGCTGAATAG
- a CDS encoding helix-turn-helix domain-containing protein codes for MATQKLYAGAKLREQRMRIGHTQKDFAARLGVSLPYLNQMENNNRPVSTTVVLALASEFGMDVTELSSGDSERLASDMQEILSDPLFGGEMPPVADVRLTASNAPGLARAFIALHQSYRQAQERLASLDEALGREDARATPSPWEEVRDFFHYCDNYIDAVDRAAEHFASRAANPRLIGNIATDVLAQAGISVEFTDTDTLRQMDQDRRLLQISSRAQPETQTFQLLLQVALVQYDALLEATLDLARFNSPAARDIAKMGLANYFAGAALLPYKAFQARAQETRHDLEVLAQDFGASIEQIAHRLSTLQRPGSKGLPFFFVRVDQAGTITKRHSATLLQFARFGGACPLWNVHRAFETPGQFLRQLAETPDGVRYISIARDISKSAGRFGAPTRRFAIALGCEVRHASQLVYADGLELGRDSIFEPIGISCRICARKKCHQRAVPPLERNLVVDPDRRDILPYRVD; via the coding sequence ATGGCTACCCAAAAACTATATGCTGGCGCCAAGCTACGTGAACAAAGAATGCGGATCGGGCACACGCAGAAAGACTTTGCCGCCCGCCTTGGCGTTTCCCTGCCCTATCTAAACCAAATGGAGAATAACAACCGGCCTGTTTCGACGACGGTTGTTCTGGCCTTAGCCTCTGAATTCGGGATGGACGTTACCGAGCTGAGCTCGGGGGATAGTGAGCGGCTCGCCAGTGATATGCAGGAAATCCTGTCAGACCCTCTGTTCGGTGGGGAAATGCCCCCCGTTGCAGATGTTCGTCTAACCGCCTCTAACGCACCTGGATTGGCACGTGCCTTTATCGCGCTGCACCAAAGCTATCGTCAGGCGCAGGAAAGGCTGGCTTCGCTGGATGAAGCCTTGGGCCGTGAAGATGCCCGTGCCACGCCCAGCCCGTGGGAAGAGGTGCGTGACTTTTTCCATTATTGCGACAATTACATTGACGCTGTGGATCGCGCTGCCGAACATTTTGCCTCGCGCGCGGCCAATCCAAGGTTAATCGGCAATATCGCAACCGATGTTCTGGCTCAGGCGGGCATCAGCGTTGAATTCACCGACACCGATACGCTGCGCCAGATGGATCAAGATCGACGGCTGCTGCAAATATCCTCACGTGCACAACCCGAAACCCAAACCTTCCAGCTCCTCCTTCAAGTGGCGCTGGTTCAATATGATGCCTTGCTAGAGGCAACGCTGGATCTTGCCCGCTTTAATTCACCAGCAGCGCGAGACATCGCAAAAATGGGGCTGGCAAACTATTTCGCTGGCGCTGCGTTACTGCCCTACAAAGCGTTTCAAGCCCGAGCGCAAGAAACACGTCATGATCTGGAGGTACTGGCCCAAGATTTTGGCGCGTCTATCGAACAGATTGCACACCGTCTTTCGACGCTGCAACGTCCGGGCTCCAAGGGGCTGCCGTTCTTTTTTGTGCGGGTCGATCAGGCAGGCACAATCACAAAACGCCACTCGGCCACTTTGCTGCAATTTGCCCGCTTTGGGGGCGCTTGCCCTTTGTGGAATGTCCATCGCGCCTTTGAAACACCGGGGCAGTTTTTGCGCCAACTGGCTGAAACGCCAGATGGGGTGCGCTATATCTCAATTGCGCGGGATATTTCAAAATCCGCAGGCCGATTTGGCGCGCCGACCAGACGGTTTGCTATCGCTTTGGGGTGCGAGGTGCGCCATGCTTCGCAGCTTGTTTATGCAGACGGGTTAGAGTTAGGCCGTGACAGCATTTTTGAACCGATCGGGATTTCGTGCCGCATTTGTGCGCGAAAGAAGTGCCACCAACGCGCGGTGCCGCCGCTTGAGCGGAATCTGGTTGTAGACCCTGATCGCCGAGACATCCTGCCCTACCGCGTGGATTAA
- a CDS encoding acyl-CoA carboxylase subunit beta, translated as MKDILQQLDDRRADARLGGGQKRIDAQHGRGKLTARERVHLLLDEGSFEEFDMFVSHRCTEFGMEQQKPAGDGVVTGWGTINGRLVYVFSQDFTVLGGSVSETHAKKICKIMDMAVQNGAPIIGINDSGGARIQEGVDSLAGYGEVFQRNIEASGVVPQISVIMGPCAGGAVYSPAMTDFIFMVKDSSYMFVTGPDVVKTVTNEQVTAEELGGASTHTRKSSVADAAFENDVEALAEVRRLVDFLPSNNREKAPVRPFFDEPDRIEPSLDTLVPENANTPYDMKELIHKLADEGDFYEIQEEFAKNIITGFIRIEGRTVGVVANQPMVLAGVLDIDSARKAARFVRFCDAFEIPILSLVDVPGFLPGVTQEYGGVIKHGAKLLFAYGEATVPMVTLITRKAYGGAYVVMSSKHLRSDFNYAWPTSEIAVMGAKGATEIIHRADMDDPEKIAQHAADYEERFANPFIAAERGFVDEVIQPRTTRKRIARAFASLRNKKSNVPWKKHDNIPL; from the coding sequence ATGAAAGATATCCTGCAACAGCTCGACGACCGCCGCGCCGATGCGCGTCTTGGTGGTGGCCAAAAGCGTATTGATGCCCAGCATGGGCGCGGAAAGCTTACAGCGCGCGAACGTGTGCATCTGCTGCTCGATGAGGGCTCTTTCGAAGAATTCGATATGTTCGTCAGCCACCGCTGCACCGAATTCGGCATGGAGCAGCAAAAGCCCGCGGGTGACGGTGTTGTTACAGGGTGGGGTACCATCAACGGACGCCTCGTTTATGTGTTCTCTCAGGACTTTACGGTTCTTGGCGGGTCGGTTTCCGAAACTCATGCCAAAAAGATTTGCAAGATCATGGATATGGCCGTTCAAAACGGCGCGCCCATTATCGGCATCAACGATTCCGGTGGTGCGCGTATTCAGGAAGGCGTCGACAGCCTTGCGGGATATGGTGAAGTCTTTCAGCGCAACATCGAAGCCTCTGGTGTTGTCCCTCAGATCAGCGTGATCATGGGGCCCTGTGCGGGCGGCGCGGTTTATTCCCCTGCGATGACCGACTTTATCTTTATGGTCAAAGACAGCTCATACATGTTCGTTACGGGGCCTGACGTGGTTAAGACCGTAACAAACGAACAGGTAACGGCGGAAGAATTGGGTGGCGCATCCACCCACACGCGCAAATCCTCTGTTGCGGATGCGGCGTTTGAAAACGATGTCGAGGCACTGGCCGAGGTCCGCCGCTTGGTCGACTTCCTGCCGTCCAACAACCGCGAAAAAGCACCTGTACGCCCGTTCTTTGATGAGCCCGACCGCATCGAGCCATCGCTAGATACTTTGGTGCCAGAAAATGCCAACACGCCATATGATATGAAAGAGCTTATTCACAAGCTCGCCGACGAGGGTGATTTCTACGAAATCCAAGAAGAATTCGCCAAAAACATCATCACTGGCTTTATCCGTATCGAAGGTCGCACAGTGGGCGTTGTTGCCAACCAGCCAATGGTGCTGGCCGGTGTTCTGGATATCGACAGCGCGCGCAAAGCGGCGCGTTTTGTGCGCTTTTGTGATGCGTTTGAAATTCCAATCCTGTCCTTGGTCGATGTTCCTGGCTTCTTGCCGGGTGTGACGCAGGAATACGGCGGCGTGATCAAACACGGCGCGAAACTGTTGTTTGCCTACGGTGAAGCAACCGTTCCGATGGTCACGCTGATCACCCGCAAAGCCTATGGCGGTGCCTATGTTGTGATGTCGTCCAAGCACCTGCGCTCGGATTTCAACTATGCATGGCCAACATCCGAGATTGCCGTGATGGGGGCCAAAGGCGCCACAGAAATCATCCACCGTGCGGATATGGATGATCCAGAAAAGATCGCCCAACACGCGGCAGATTATGAGGAACGCTTTGCGAACCCGTTCATCGCTGCCGAACGTGGGTTCGTTGACGAAGTGATCCAGCCGCGCACAACGCGCAAGCGGATCGCCCGTGCATTCGCCAGCTTGCGGAACAAAAAGTCTAACGTGCCATGGAAAAAGCACGATAACATTCCGCTGTAA
- a CDS encoding acetyl-CoA carboxylase biotin carboxylase subunit, whose product MFNKILIANRGEIACRVIKTARKMGIQTVAIYSDADKQALHVQMADEAVHIGPPPANQSYIVIDKVMEAIKSSGAQAVHPGYGFLSENSKFAEALSAEGVAFVGPPVGAIEKMGDKITSKKIAKEAGVSTVPGYMGLIADADEAVKISNEVGYPVMLKASAGGGGKGMRIAWNDEEAREGFQSSKNEAANSFGDDRIFIEKFVTQPRHIEIQVLCDAHGNGIYLNERECSIQRRNQKVVEEAPSPFLDEATRKAMGEQSVALAQAVGYTSAGTVEFIVDGDKNFYFLEMNTRLQVEHPVTELITGVDLVEQMIRVANGEELTIKQEDVQINGWAIENRLYAEDPYRGFLPSIGRLTRYRPPAEIAAGPLLDNGKWQDDAPAGATAVRNDTGVYEGGEISMYYDPMIAKLCTWAPTRDEAIERMRVALDSFEVEGIGHNLPFLSAVMDHPKFVTGDMTTAFIEEEYPDGFEGVELETGELRRIAAATAAMHRVAEIRRARVSGRMDNHERKVGSDWNVTLQGNSFDVTIAADQDGSTVTFDDGASLRVAGNWTPGDQLAEMTVADAPLVLKVGKISGGFRIRTRGADMKVHVRSPLQAEMARKMPVKVPPDTSKLLLCPMPGLIVKLDVAVGDEVQEGQALCTIEAMKMENILRAEKKGIVSKINAGAGDSLAVDDVIMEFE is encoded by the coding sequence ATGTTTAACAAGATCCTGATCGCCAACCGTGGCGAGATTGCCTGCCGCGTCATCAAGACGGCGCGCAAAATGGGTATCCAGACTGTTGCGATTTACTCTGACGCCGACAAACAGGCGTTGCATGTTCAAATGGCGGATGAAGCCGTGCACATCGGGCCACCGCCTGCGAACCAATCCTATATTGTGATTGATAAAGTGATGGAGGCGATTAAATCCTCTGGCGCTCAGGCGGTTCACCCGGGCTATGGTTTCTTGTCCGAGAACTCCAAATTCGCCGAAGCACTTAGCGCTGAGGGCGTTGCCTTTGTCGGCCCCCCAGTGGGCGCGATTGAAAAGATGGGGGATAAAATTACCTCCAAAAAGATCGCTAAAGAAGCAGGCGTTAGCACGGTTCCGGGCTATATGGGTCTGATCGCGGATGCGGATGAGGCGGTGAAAATCTCGAACGAGGTTGGCTATCCCGTCATGCTGAAAGCCTCTGCTGGTGGCGGTGGTAAGGGCATGCGCATCGCATGGAACGACGAAGAAGCGCGCGAGGGTTTCCAATCGTCCAAAAACGAGGCGGCCAATTCATTCGGTGATGACCGCATCTTTATCGAAAAATTCGTGACCCAGCCACGCCACATCGAAATTCAGGTGCTGTGCGACGCACACGGCAACGGCATCTATCTGAACGAGCGTGAATGCTCTATCCAGCGCCGCAACCAAAAAGTTGTCGAAGAGGCACCAAGCCCGTTCTTGGACGAAGCAACCCGCAAAGCCATGGGCGAGCAATCTGTCGCGCTGGCGCAGGCGGTTGGCTATACCTCTGCGGGTACGGTTGAATTTATCGTGGATGGCGACAAAAATTTCTACTTCCTTGAAATGAACACGCGCCTGCAGGTGGAACACCCTGTAACCGAGCTGATCACAGGTGTTGACCTTGTTGAACAGATGATCCGCGTGGCCAATGGCGAAGAGCTGACCATCAAACAGGAAGACGTTCAGATCAACGGCTGGGCCATCGAAAACCGTCTTTACGCCGAAGACCCGTATCGCGGCTTCCTGCCGTCCATCGGTCGTCTTACACGCTATCGTCCGCCAGCGGAAATCGCGGCTGGTCCACTGCTGGACAACGGCAAATGGCAGGACGATGCGCCAGCAGGCGCAACGGCGGTCCGTAACGATACTGGCGTCTATGAAGGCGGCGAGATCAGCATGTATTACGATCCGATGATCGCGAAACTCTGCACATGGGCGCCAACACGTGATGAGGCGATCGAGCGGATGCGCGTTGCCTTGGACAGTTTTGAGGTTGAAGGCATTGGCCACAACCTGCCGTTCCTCAGCGCGGTTATGGACCACCCGAAATTTGTCACAGGTGACATGACCACCGCCTTCATCGAGGAAGAATACCCCGATGGCTTTGAAGGTGTTGAGCTGGAAACAGGCGAATTGCGCCGGATCGCGGCGGCGACCGCTGCCATGCACCGCGTTGCGGAAATTCGCCGCGCACGTGTTTCGGGCCGTATGGACAACCACGAGCGCAAAGTTGGCAGTGATTGGAATGTTACGCTGCAGGGAAACAGCTTTGATGTGACGATTGCAGCAGATCAGGATGGCTCTACCGTGACCTTTGACGATGGTGCTTCACTACGTGTTGCGGGCAACTGGACACCAGGTGATCAGCTGGCCGAAATGACAGTAGCGGATGCGCCTTTGGTGCTGAAGGTTGGCAAAATCTCGGGCGGTTTCCGCATTCGGACCCGTGGGGCAGATATGAAGGTTCATGTTCGCAGCCCCTTGCAGGCTGAAATGGCCCGCAAGATGCCCGTGAAGGTGCCGCCAGACACATCCAAGCTGCTGCTTTGCCCAATGCCAGGTCTGATCGTCAAACTGGACGTTGCCGTTGGCGACGAAGTGCAAGAAGGCCAAGCGCTGTGTACAATCGAAGCGATGAAAATGGAAAACATCCTGCGCGCAGAGAAAAAGGGCATCGTATCCAAGATCAATGCAGGTGCAGGCGATAGCCTTGCCGTAGATGACGTGATCATGGAATTCGAGTGA
- a CDS encoding DUF6497 family protein: MSRPKKMCAAMLLLASPLAAAEVPSGQEVVLHEVLVDAQETVTWLRFRFLTPQIAAGATQVSFDVAGQDMLHLCETVALPYIDEYTLSGDKVVISFMDRITEFGQPDPDAVQYFESFRPENGVCMWDEF, translated from the coding sequence ATGAGCCGCCCAAAAAAAATGTGCGCCGCTATGCTGTTGCTGGCGTCGCCGCTTGCCGCCGCTGAGGTCCCTTCGGGCCAAGAGGTCGTCCTGCATGAGGTCCTTGTTGATGCCCAAGAGACAGTAACATGGTTGCGGTTTCGCTTTTTGACGCCGCAGATCGCGGCAGGGGCAACGCAGGTTTCCTTTGATGTGGCGGGGCAGGATATGCTGCACCTTTGCGAGACTGTCGCGCTGCCCTATATCGACGAATATACGCTAAGCGGCGACAAGGTGGTGATTTCGTTCATGGATCGGATCACCGAATTTGGTCAACCAGACCCAGACGCCGTTCAGTATTTTGAATCATTTCGCCCTGAAAACGGTGTCTGCATGTGGGACGAATTCTGA
- a CDS encoding multidrug effflux MFS transporter: MQAIREDLRAVKLGDRNTPPHAITLVVLAGMSACAMNMFLPSLPAMATHFETDYAVMQLSVAIYLGFSAVLQIFAGPISDKYGRRPVVLWGLAIFLIATVGCIYAPTIEVFLFFRMTQAAVATSMALSRAAVRDMYAQDQAASIIGYVTMGMAIVPMISPALGGLLDEWFGWQVVFWALFTIGGITFLMALGDMGETARPTEKSLTAQFAEYPELIRSQRFWGYALASGFCSGAFFAYLGGAPFVGREVFGMSPSVLGFYFGAPAIGYFVGNFITGRYAIKFGVNRMIFWGCIANALGGAISLSVFLAGYGTPLVFFGMMTLVGLGNGLCIPNATAGMLSVRPHLAGTASGFGGAIMIGGGAGLSAWVGVLLTPQTGAFPLLWMMLITSLLGLLSILTVIRREKVLSRHS, translated from the coding sequence ATGCAAGCTATCCGAGAAGATCTAAGAGCCGTTAAACTGGGGGATCGTAACACCCCGCCCCACGCGATCACACTGGTGGTTCTTGCGGGGATGTCGGCCTGCGCGATGAACATGTTCCTGCCCAGCCTTCCGGCAATGGCTACACATTTCGAAACAGACTACGCGGTGATGCAGCTCTCGGTCGCGATTTATTTGGGGTTTTCTGCTGTCTTGCAGATCTTTGCTGGCCCCATTTCAGATAAATACGGCCGCCGTCCTGTTGTTCTTTGGGGCCTTGCAATCTTTCTGATTGCGACGGTTGGATGCATCTATGCCCCCACTATCGAGGTTTTCCTGTTCTTTCGGATGACGCAGGCCGCTGTTGCCACCTCTATGGCGTTAAGCCGGGCTGCGGTGCGCGATATGTATGCGCAGGATCAGGCGGCCTCTATCATTGGCTATGTGACAATGGGCATGGCCATCGTCCCCATGATCAGCCCCGCCTTGGGGGGGCTATTGGATGAATGGTTTGGCTGGCAGGTCGTTTTCTGGGCGCTTTTTACGATCGGGGGCATCACTTTTTTGATGGCCTTGGGGGATATGGGTGAAACCGCGCGCCCAACTGAAAAATCCCTGACCGCGCAATTTGCCGAATACCCCGAACTGATCCGAAGCCAACGGTTTTGGGGATATGCTTTGGCCTCCGGGTTTTGCTCTGGAGCGTTTTTTGCCTATTTGGGGGGCGCGCCCTTTGTCGGGCGAGAAGTCTTTGGGATGTCCCCCTCTGTGCTGGGCTTTTACTTTGGGGCGCCCGCGATTGGCTATTTTGTCGGTAACTTTATAACAGGGCGCTACGCGATCAAGTTTGGCGTTAACCGAATGATCTTTTGGGGCTGCATTGCAAACGCCCTTGGCGGTGCAATTTCATTGTCTGTCTTCCTTGCAGGCTATGGAACCCCATTGGTCTTTTTCGGCATGATGACCCTTGTTGGCCTTGGCAACGGTCTTTGTATTCCGAATGCGACGGCGGGCATGCTGTCGGTGCGGCCACATCTGGCTGGCACTGCATCGGGCTTTGGCGGCGCGATCATGATTGGCGGCGGCGCAGGGTTAAGCGCGTGGGTTGGTGTTTTGCTAACACCACAAACCGGCGCCTTCCCTCTCTTGTGGATGATGCTCATCACCTCCCTGCTGGGCCTGCTGTCTATCCTTACCGTGATCCGCCGCGAGAAAGTGCTTTCGCGCCATTCATAA